Proteins encoded in a region of the Rutidosis leptorrhynchoides isolate AG116_Rl617_1_P2 chromosome 9, CSIRO_AGI_Rlap_v1, whole genome shotgun sequence genome:
- the LOC139867270 gene encoding uncharacterized protein, with translation MSKTLLSRITPRHQTSNSKSPLNKTPFHFKLIINEIIQILKSQNWESTLETHLSEQNIVPSDIAHQVFDKSPDVVSALKFYNWISQRPYGCPLNGLAYSSLLKLLVKSKAFREIDTVFVSLKSENESPTYDSLNELVRVYSECGLIDKAHEFYLYVIETYNCVPNVFACNALLSGLLKSDRFESARQVYDEMLKRSDETGTGCCADNYSTCIMVNAFCKKGKVEEAKKLIFDRWGRGCVPNVVFYNTLIDGYCKKGDVRRAFLLFKELKLKGFLPAVETYGAMINGFCKEGNFGMVERLMSEMNSRGLVINVHVYNSIIDAQCRLGCKTKAVELLRKMIEIGCAPDIVTYNILIYDYCRLEKVKEAEQLIEQAERRGLRPNKSTYTPLIHAYCKQNDTEKALDLFVKMIDNGEKPDLLTYNSLTHGVVFVGEIETAIMILKKMTAKGVLPDAGVYNVIISGLCKKHKLSDAMELLSEMLDRNIPPDKFIYATLIDGFVRNREFHEAKKLFEHAFKVGIKLDVVGYNAMVKGYCKDGKMKEAVSCLKMMIKSCIKPDEFTYSTIIDGYVKQHDMVGALGIFSRMVKQNVKPNVVTYTCLINGFCRIGDEIGAEKLFKEMKFRGLTPNVVTYSILIGCYCKIGKLTKAASFFEQMLMNKCKPNDITFHYLVNGFSKYVKLENEKSMFLDINNRLISDGWSPRLAVYTSIVVCLCLHGMMSLTLTLIDKVAIKECPVVFAALLIGVCLEGKGKEWNKIISCKLNELEVVIAVKYLSIFGQYLPQGAISESLLILQKLADDCRSRHHEAVSLEVSVS, from the coding sequence ATGTCGAAAACTCTTCTTTCTCGCATCACCCCTCGTCACCAAACTTCCAACTCAAAATCACCATTAAACAAAACCCCTTTTCATTTCAAACTAATCATCAACGAAATCATTCAAATTCTCAAATCCCAAAACTGGGAATCAACACTCGAAACCCATCTCTCTGAACAAAACATCGTTCCATCCGACATTGCACACCAAGTGTTCGATAAAAGTCCCGACGTTGTTTCCGCCTTAAAATTTTACAATTGGATCTCCCAACGACCTTACGGATGTCCACTTAACGGACTTGCTTATTCTTCCCTTTTGAAACTGTTAGTTAAGTCGAAAGCTTTTCGAGAAATCGATACGGTGTTTGTTAGTTTAAAAAGCGAAAATGAATCGCCTACGTATGATTCGTTGAATGAATTAGTTCGAGTATATTCGGAATGTGGGTTGATTGACAAAGCTCATGAGTTTTATTTATATGTAATTGAGACGTATAACTGTGTTCCGAATGTGTTTGCTTGTAATGCTTTGTTGAGTGGGTTACTAAAAAGTGATCGTTTTGAAAGTGCACGCCAAGTGTACGATGAAATGCTTAAGAGAAGCGATGAAACTGGAACGGGTTGTTGTGCGGATAATTATAGTACTTGTATAATGGTGAATGCGTTTTGTAAGAAAGGGAAGGTAGAGGAAGCTAAGAAGTTGATTTTTGATAGATGGGGTCGAGGTTGCGTACCTAATGTCGTTTTCTATAATACGCTTATTGATGGTTATTGCAAGAAAGGTGATGTCAGACGAGCGTTTTTGTTATTTAAAGAGCTTAAATTAAAGGGCTTTTTGCCTGCTGTTGAGACTTATGGAGCAATGATAAACGGTTTTTGTAAAGAAGGGAATTTCGGTATGGTGGAAAGGCTTATGAGTGAAATGAATTCGagaggtttagtaattaatgttcaCGTATATAATAGCATTATTGATGCTCAATGCCGGCTTGGTTGCAAGACGAAAGCAGTTGAATTGTTAAGAAAGATGATTGAGATTGGTTGCGCACCGGATATTgttacatataatattttaatatacGATTATTGTAGGCTTGAAAAGGTTAAAGAAGCTGAGCAACTTATCGAGCAGGCTGAAAGAAGAGGATTGAGGCCTAATAAGTCAACTTATACGCCTTTGATCCATGCGTATTGCAAACAAAACGATACTGAAAAAGCGTTGGACTTGTTTGTGAAAATGATTGATAATGGAGAAAAGCCTGATTTACTAACGTATAATTCTCTTACACACGGGGTCGTTTTTGTAGGTGAGATTGAGACCGCGATAATGATATTAAAAAAGATGACAGCAAAAGGTGTATTACCTGATGCAGGTGTATATAATGTTATAATAAGTGGACTATGCAAAAAACATAAACTTTCTGATGCAATGGAACTGCTTTCTGAAATGCTTGATCGAAATATTCCACCTGATAAATTTATTTACGCAACGTTAATTGATGGATTTGTGAGAAACCGAGAGTTTCATGAGGCTAAAAAGCTATTTGAGCATGCGTTTAAAGTAGGTATAAAACTTGATGTTGTTGGGTATAATGCAATGGTTAAGGGTTATTGTAAAGATGGTAAAATGAAAGAAGCAGTGTCTTGTTTGAAAATGATGATTAAATCGTGTATTAAACCAGACGAGTTTACTTATTCTACGATTATTGATGGATATGTAAAACAACATGATATGGTTGGTGCGTTAGGGATATTTAGCCGTATGGTGAAGCAAAATGTTAAGCCAAACGTGGTTACGTACACTTGTTTGATTAATGGATTTTGTCGAATAGGTGATGAAATTGGTGCTGAGAAACTGTTTAAAGAGATGAAGTTTCGTGGATTAACGCCTAATGTTGTTACGTATAGTATATTAATAGGGTGTTATTGCAAGATTGGTAAACTAACGAAAGCAGCTTCGTTTTTTGAACAAATGTTGATGAACAAGTGCAAACCGAATGATATTACGTTTCATTATTTGGTGAACGGCTTCTCAAAGTACGTGAAATTGGAAAACGAAAAGTCGATGTTTTTGGATATTAATAATAGATTGATATCAGATGGTTGGTCTCCAAGGCTTGCTGTGTATACTAGTATTGTTGTGTGCCTTTGTCTTCATGGAATGATgagtttgactttgactttgatcgATAAGGTTGCGATTAAGGAATGTCCTGTTGTTTTTGCGGCTTTGTTGATCGGTGTTTGCTTAGAAGGAAAAGGAAAAGAATGGAATAAGATTATTTCGTGCAAGTTGAATGAGTTGGAGGTGGTTATCGCTGTAAAGTATTTGTCGATTTTTGGGCAGTATCTCCCACAAGGGGCAATTTCGGAAAGTTTGTTGATTTTGCAGAAGTTAGCTGATGATTGTAGGTCCAGACACCATGAAGCAGTTAGTCTTGAAGTTTCGGTTAGCTAG